In a single window of the Rhinoraja longicauda isolate Sanriku21f chromosome 10, sRhiLon1.1, whole genome shotgun sequence genome:
- the sptssa gene encoding serine palmitoyltransferase small subunit A has product MALGTAWKQMSWLYYQYLLVTALYMLEPWERTIFNSLLISIVGMAVYTGYVFMPQHIMAILHYFEIVQ; this is encoded by the exons ATGGCGCTggggacagcgtggaaacaaatgtCTTGGCTTTACTACCAGTACTTGTTGGTTACAGCACTATATATGTTAGAGCCGTGGGAAAGGACCATATTCA ACTCTCTATTGATATCCATTGTTGGAATGGCCGTGTACACAGGTTATGTTTTCATGCCTCAACACATTATGGCAATATTGCACTACTTTGAGATTGTCCAATGA